The DNA sequence TATCTTGTCTTCAATAAACTAGGGTGGGTTAATACCTTTAGGCCCCTTGTAGTTCCTGCTTTTTTCGGCATACCTTTTTACATTTTTTTGCTTCGTCAATTCTTTATGACTATACCAAGTGAACTGGATGACGCCGCGAGGGTGGACGGGTGTTCGGAGATCATGATCCTCTACCGGGTTATTCTCCCTCTTGCGAAGCCGGCATTGGCCGTGGTCGCCCTTTTCCAATTCATAGCGCATTGGAACGATTTTCTTGGTCCGTTAATCTACCTGACAGATCAAAGTAAATACACTTTAGCCCTGGGCTTGCAGCAATTCCAGAGTGGATATCACACTGCATGGGCAGCCCTCATGGCCGCCGCGACCATGGTTACGCTTCCGATAATTGTGCTGTTCTTCTTTACTCAAAAGACATTCATTCAAGGTATAACTCTAACAGGCATAAAGGAATAGGAGTATTTCCATTCATATCACATGTTTCAGGAGGGTATGAGGCATCTTGTACAAGGAGACAATGACACCGCGAGAACGCTGGCTGGCTGTGCTTACCCGCCATAAGCCCGATCGTGTTCCAATGGATTACCGAGCCACAGATGAAGCGACTGCCAGGTTGATGAGGTACCTTGGTTGTTCGGATTTGGATGCCCTCTTTAGGCAGTTGCATATCGACCAGCCGGTGGTGGTAAACCCGGAATATATTGGGCCGTCAATTCCTGATGATACCGACATCTATGGTTGTCGTTATAGGGATGTGTCATACGGGATGGGCTCTTACAGGGAATGTGTTTACCATCCGCTTGCAGAGTATAAGACAGTTGACGAAATAAAGCTAAATTACAGATGGCCGAGCCCAGATTGGTATGACTATTCGGTCATCCCCAAACAGATAAGGGGCAAGGAGGATCGTCCAATTCAGGGTGGGGGCTCGGAACCTTTTTTGATATATAAATATCTACGTGGAGATGAACAGGCTTTTATTGATCTAATTGAAAATCCTGAGATCGTCCATTATTGCCTTGATAAACTCTTTAATTTCTGCTATGAGAACACCCTTCGAATCTATGAGCAGATTCCAGGGATGGTACTGATAACCTATGTAGCCGAAGACATGGGGTCTGAAAGTGACCTAATGTATTCGCCTGCGCATATTCGGGAGTTTTTCATCCCGCGCATGAAACGCATGATTGACCTCGTTCACCAGGCTGGTGCTTTTGCGTTCCATCATAATGACGGGGCTATCCGTAAGATTATTCCTGATATGATTGAAGCTGGGATAGACGTCCTAGATCCGGTTCAATGGAAGTGCAAGGGAATGGATCGTAGGGCATTAAAACATGATTTTGGTGATAGGCTAATTTTCCATGGAGGTGTGGACAATCAATATACACTAGCGTTTGGCACTATAGACGAGGTACGGCAAGAGGTACTGGATAACCTCGGCATCCTGGGTGAGGGAGGGGGATATATTCTAGCTCCCTGCCATAATATTCAAGCCGTTAGCCCGCCGGAGAATATTGTAGAGATGTATAAGATCGGATATGAATATGGATGGACTCCGTAGGGGGCGACTTTTCGTATCTTCCGAATCCTCGCTCGGATCCCGCAAGTTTGCACATCGGTAAAATTAGTATTGAGGGTATGAGATCCCTGGATCACTATCGAATGTTAATCTCTAAGGAAGAGGTGCGGTCTGATGTATGTCTTCGGCCTAAAAGAGGCGAGTTTCAAGTATGTTTGTGGTCATATGCGGGGCTCACCCGCGGAGTTTTGCCAGGAGCAGCAGATAAAGCTAGTGACTGCGCGCCGCGGGCTATGCGCATTTCAGGTCCTAGTTCACGGGGACCAAGATTTCATGCTGGCTGTGACAGATGCACCCATTTTCTATAAATCTGGCCCATTGGATATCATTCGCCTCGAAGTCTCGGGACGGCTCCCCGGAGCTGTCAATAAACAGCTTATAGGGCTCATCGAGGATGATGACCGACAGCTGAAGGCGGATCTATTGCTTACACAAGACGCAATCTTCGTTGCCGGCCGAAACCTGCAGCCCGTTTGGGTTGAGTTTGAAATACCGGAGTCCGCTTCGGCCGGTATATATGAAGGAAAGGTGATCCTCTGGCGACACAGGATGTTTGCCACCGAGGAGAAACTCGGAGAGCTAAGCTTCACTATTGAAGTGAAGGATGTCACGCTTCCGCTGCCGCAGGATTATCATTTTTATCTGGATCTTTGGCAGCATTCATCTAATATAAGCCGGA is a window from the Bacillota bacterium genome containing:
- a CDS encoding carbohydrate ABC transporter permease; this translates as MIVSKRTRIIRQTAVYLALIMLSLVFLLPLFWMVSTSLKPDRQIFAFPPIWIPSPLQWSNYATAWTFVPFFTYLKNTLIICGLAVFGALVSCPLVAYGLSKIQWPERDALFILLISTMMIPYQVVMIPVYLVFNKLGWVNTFRPLVVPAFFGIPFYIFLLRQFFMTIPSELDDAARVDGCSEIMILYRVILPLAKPALAVVALFQFIAHWNDFLGPLIYLTDQSKYTLALGLQQFQSGYHTAWAALMAAATMVTLPIIVLFFFTQKTFIQGITLTGIKE
- a CDS encoding uroporphyrinogen-III decarboxylase-like protein gives rise to the protein MYKETMTPRERWLAVLTRHKPDRVPMDYRATDEATARLMRYLGCSDLDALFRQLHIDQPVVVNPEYIGPSIPDDTDIYGCRYRDVSYGMGSYRECVYHPLAEYKTVDEIKLNYRWPSPDWYDYSVIPKQIRGKEDRPIQGGGSEPFLIYKYLRGDEQAFIDLIENPEIVHYCLDKLFNFCYENTLRIYEQIPGMVLITYVAEDMGSESDLMYSPAHIREFFIPRMKRMIDLVHQAGAFAFHHNDGAIRKIIPDMIEAGIDVLDPVQWKCKGMDRRALKHDFGDRLIFHGGVDNQYTLAFGTIDEVRQEVLDNLGILGEGGGYILAPCHNIQAVSPPENIVEMYKIGYEYGWTP